A portion of the Bacillus oleivorans genome contains these proteins:
- a CDS encoding YppE family protein, which produces MEGKLLELTEALLQKTYQIKTIFEEVKKTNQERDFYQEVKPFADEVKAKLDQWEPLAIEWLKDNPVKHLHPQQITHTAENLDMISIQCFFPKTSLTRFRHYAESVEYVLKNLLLAIQNKKS; this is translated from the coding sequence ATGGAAGGTAAATTATTGGAATTAACTGAGGCACTTTTACAAAAAACGTATCAGATTAAAACAATATTTGAGGAGGTAAAAAAAACGAATCAAGAAAGGGATTTTTATCAGGAAGTAAAACCGTTTGCTGATGAGGTAAAAGCTAAGCTGGATCAATGGGAACCGCTCGCAATCGAGTGGCTGAAAGATAATCCCGTCAAACATTTACATCCGCAGCAAATTACCCATACAGCTGAAAATTTAGACATGATATCAATCCAATGCTTTTTTCCAAAAACAAGTTTGACCCGGTTTCGCCATTATGCCGAATCAGTTGAGTACGTTCTTAAAAATTTGCTTCTCGCCATACAAAACAAAAAAAGCTAA
- a CDS encoding YppG family protein, translating into MMKVIPQLYRHFPYINQPGYYPGHTQAPINSQYGNYPYPYMYNSSAIPIQTIQPAVQPNNLNGYQGAWPNPNSYSQQQSYANPSYQQQLSPNQLLQNPLQPHQHNINSLFQTQSSTNPFMNPYPKQQMLLKQKPGGSILNSFKSQDGSIDLNKMINTAGQMMHAVQQVSTMVKGLGSMFKV; encoded by the coding sequence ATGATGAAAGTCATACCTCAGTTGTACAGACATTTTCCATATATAAATCAGCCAGGCTATTACCCTGGCCATACTCAAGCTCCAATCAATTCTCAATATGGTAATTACCCCTATCCATATATGTATAATAGCTCTGCTATCCCAATTCAGACCATTCAGCCGGCAGTACAGCCTAATAACCTAAACGGTTATCAGGGCGCTTGGCCAAATCCAAATTCATATAGCCAGCAACAGTCTTATGCAAATCCATCATATCAGCAGCAGCTTTCACCAAATCAATTATTGCAAAACCCGCTTCAGCCGCACCAGCATAATATCAATTCATTATTTCAAACTCAGTCAAGCACAAATCCTTTTATGAACCCTTATCCCAAACAACAGATGCTTTTAAAACAAAAACCTGGCGGATCCATTTTGAACTCTTTTAAAAGTCAGGATGGTTCAATTGATTTAAACAAAATGATTAACACAGCAGGACAAATGATGCATGCTGTTCAACAAGTTTCGACAATGGTAAAAGGGTTAGGCTCTATGTTTAAAGTATAG
- a CDS encoding Hsp20/alpha crystallin family protein — protein MPQKYPDKNKKGNDPFQDMMISMNDFFNNRPMKGFLQSIDEFFKAPAPFGFSSFPVHVEETETEHIITAELPGIKREQLEIEMFDHYVSISIKNSEVETKEDSKQQYYRRKSSYHRSSRTVSLPHPIDPDRVKARYENGLLTVVVPAQKGKRIKIEGD, from the coding sequence ATGCCTCAAAAATACCCTGATAAGAACAAAAAAGGGAACGACCCCTTTCAGGATATGATGATTTCAATGAATGACTTTTTTAATAATCGGCCGATGAAAGGGTTCTTACAAAGTATTGATGAATTTTTCAAAGCACCTGCTCCTTTTGGCTTTTCCAGTTTCCCTGTTCATGTAGAAGAAACAGAAACAGAGCACATCATTACGGCGGAACTGCCTGGTATAAAAAGGGAGCAGCTTGAAATTGAGATGTTTGATCATTATGTATCCATTAGTATTAAAAACTCTGAAGTTGAGACGAAAGAGGATTCCAAGCAGCAATATTACAGAAGAAAATCATCCTATCATAGGTCAAGCCGGACTGTGTCCCTTCCTCATCCAATTGATCCAGATAGAGTTAAGGCGCGTTATGAAAATGGATTGCTTACGGTCGTAGTCCCCGCCCAAAAAGGAAAAAGAATAAAAATTGAAGGTGATTAA
- a CDS encoding DEAD/DEAH box helicase, whose protein sequence is MMFKKMTIDDALQYIKSNKQISDNIVHWQKIEGREASFAPMPDDLPDALKNALQRRGIEKLYSHQGEALALARQGKSFVAITPTASGKTLCYNLPVIESVLMDPQTRALYLYPTKALAQDQKNELHELAEGEDLQINSYTYDGDTSPSIRQKIRKAGHIVMTNPDMLHSGILPHHTKWVSLFENLKFVVIDELHTYRGVFGSHVANVIRRLKRICRHYGSNPIFICTSATIANPLELASTLTEEEMTLVDRNGAPSGEKNFIFYNPPIVHKALNIRKSATLEARSLAAQLLKEKIQTIVFAKSRVRVEILFTYLKELVKNQLGSKSIRAYRGGYLPKERREIEKGLRDGTIYGVVSTNALELGVDIGQLQACIMTGYPGTIASAWQQAGRAGRRQGKALVIYVADNNPLDQYIVQHPEYFFHNNPEKALINPDNLIILVDHVKCAAYELPFQKGESFGNFEVEEVLEYLTEERILHQNGDKWYWMTDSFPAHNISLRSASQENVVIIDQTDSPNHRVIGEMDRFSAMTLLHDEAIYLHQGIQYQVEFLDWEEKKAFVREVNVDYYTDANLAVQLRVLEVDKFEVNDHIEKGFGDVTVQAMATIFKKIKFETHENIGSGPIHLPEEELHTSASWISLTQESTSKEELEQGLVGAAHALSHIIPLFVMSDRHDIVVTPQVKASHNEKPTIFFYDRYPGGIGLSEKVFENMEQILAETKQMITACSCDGGCPSCIGMETETDKAKLSTIRLLASIKMYV, encoded by the coding sequence ATGATGTTTAAAAAAATGACAATTGACGATGCGTTACAATATATAAAAAGCAATAAACAAATATCTGATAATATTGTTCATTGGCAAAAAATCGAAGGCAGGGAAGCTTCTTTTGCACCTATGCCGGATGATCTTCCTGATGCGCTTAAAAATGCCTTACAAAGAAGAGGAATCGAGAAGCTCTATTCCCACCAGGGAGAAGCTTTGGCATTGGCCAGACAAGGGAAAAGCTTTGTTGCCATTACACCAACAGCTTCTGGCAAAACTTTGTGCTATAATCTGCCGGTGATTGAATCTGTTTTAATGGACCCGCAAACGAGAGCACTTTACTTATATCCGACGAAAGCCCTCGCCCAGGATCAAAAAAATGAATTGCATGAACTGGCGGAAGGTGAAGACCTTCAAATTAACAGTTATACATATGATGGGGATACCTCTCCTAGTATTCGGCAAAAAATCAGAAAAGCAGGGCATATTGTGATGACAAACCCGGATATGCTCCATTCAGGGATTTTGCCTCATCACACAAAGTGGGTTTCTCTATTTGAAAATCTAAAATTTGTAGTAATTGATGAACTTCATACATATCGTGGAGTATTTGGGAGCCATGTAGCGAACGTAATTAGAAGACTAAAGAGAATTTGCCGCCATTACGGCTCGAATCCTATTTTCATATGTACATCAGCAACGATTGCAAATCCGTTAGAGTTAGCTAGTACTCTTACTGAAGAAGAAATGACATTAGTCGATCGAAATGGAGCGCCAAGCGGAGAAAAGAATTTTATCTTTTATAATCCCCCGATTGTGCATAAAGCTCTAAATATACGTAAAAGCGCTACATTAGAAGCACGTTCTCTTGCCGCTCAATTATTAAAAGAAAAAATTCAAACGATTGTTTTTGCAAAGAGCAGAGTAAGAGTGGAGATTTTATTTACTTATTTAAAGGAGCTTGTCAAAAATCAATTGGGGAGTAAGTCAATTAGAGCTTATCGCGGCGGTTATTTGCCTAAGGAAAGAAGAGAGATTGAAAAAGGACTGCGTGACGGTACCATTTATGGTGTTGTCAGCACGAATGCCTTAGAATTAGGGGTTGATATTGGCCAGCTGCAAGCATGTATTATGACTGGATATCCTGGAACGATTGCCTCGGCATGGCAACAAGCGGGGCGTGCCGGCAGGAGACAGGGAAAAGCGCTCGTAATATATGTTGCAGATAATAATCCGCTTGATCAATATATCGTGCAGCATCCAGAGTACTTCTTTCATAACAATCCTGAAAAAGCGCTAATTAACCCTGACAATCTAATTATCCTAGTGGATCATGTGAAGTGTGCCGCCTATGAGCTGCCTTTTCAAAAAGGTGAGAGTTTCGGTAATTTTGAAGTTGAGGAAGTACTTGAATATTTAACAGAGGAACGAATTCTTCATCAAAATGGGGACAAATGGTACTGGATGACAGACTCCTTCCCGGCTCATAACATTAGCCTTAGATCCGCTTCACAGGAAAATGTTGTCATTATTGACCAAACAGATTCGCCTAATCATCGTGTCATTGGTGAAATGGACCGGTTTAGTGCGATGACCCTTTTACATGATGAAGCCATTTATTTGCATCAGGGAATCCAATATCAAGTAGAATTTTTAGATTGGGAAGAGAAAAAAGCATTTGTCCGGGAAGTAAATGTGGATTATTATACAGATGCCAACTTAGCCGTACAATTAAGGGTATTAGAAGTTGATAAATTCGAAGTGAACGATCACATTGAAAAAGGCTTTGGAGATGTAACGGTTCAAGCAATGGCAACTATTTTTAAAAAGATAAAATTTGAAACCCATGAGAACATCGGATCAGGTCCAATCCACTTGCCTGAAGAGGAGCTTCATACAAGTGCATCTTGGATTTCGCTGACGCAGGAGAGTACAAGTAAAGAGGAGCTGGAACAGGGGCTAGTAGGTGCTGCCCATGCCCTTTCTCACATTATTCCTTTATTTGTGATGAGTGATCGGCATGATATTGTTGTTACCCCCCAGGTAAAAGCTTCTCATAATGAAAAACCAACAATCTTTTTCTATGACCGTTACCCTGGAGGAATCGGATTGAGTGAAAAGGTATTTGAAAATATGGAACAAATCCTGGCTGAGACGAAACAAATGATAACGGCGTGTTCATGTGATGGCGGATGTCCTTCTTGTATCGGAATGGAAACAGAAACCGATAAAGCAAAACTAAGTACTATACGTTTATTAGCTTCGATCAAAATGTACGTATAA
- a CDS encoding ribonuclease H-like domain-containing protein — protein MSIKGKLNRMKNHLSIDSGPNKDFSKAFQIAEIDSWKENGFILYEAKDGYCFVKKKKYPLSFQVGRYSVQDFQKAVRIWQHYDGKHPLSSKGYRDTDLFFFDTESTGLGSGAGNHLFILGHARIDHGNLIVTQHILPEPGFEVALYESFLSECNVQALVTYNGKAFDWPLVQAKYSLIRNEVAKLPAFGHFDLFHACKRLFKHELPSMKLSVIEKEVLGVARGEDVPGYLSGMIYQDFLERKDPEGIFALCLHNERDILSLVSLYTHLSFLVHQQTETVSSVAFEIGRWEAASGNIKKAITQLQILADTKNEWNDQAKFQLASQYKKTKQIEDAIPLWLELASHSSDLKKIISCIELAKWMEHINKDFSEALKFTENALNEAIENKRLTSKKRENLYRDLMKRKLRLLRKITNSFPG, from the coding sequence ATGTCGATAAAAGGCAAGCTAAACCGCATGAAAAATCATTTATCTATAGATTCAGGGCCAAATAAAGACTTCTCGAAAGCCTTTCAAATTGCTGAAATAGACAGCTGGAAAGAAAATGGCTTTATCCTATATGAAGCGAAGGACGGATATTGTTTTGTAAAGAAAAAGAAATATCCGCTCAGCTTTCAAGTTGGCCGTTACAGTGTTCAAGATTTTCAAAAGGCTGTCCGAATATGGCAGCACTATGATGGGAAGCACCCGCTCTCTTCAAAAGGCTACAGGGATACGGACTTGTTCTTTTTTGATACGGAGTCGACAGGATTGGGGTCCGGTGCAGGAAATCATCTGTTTATATTGGGACATGCAAGGATCGATCATGGGAATTTAATAGTAACCCAGCATATTTTGCCCGAACCAGGCTTCGAAGTTGCTTTATACGAAAGTTTCTTAAGTGAATGTAACGTACAGGCACTTGTTACGTACAATGGAAAGGCTTTTGATTGGCCTCTTGTACAAGCTAAATATTCTCTGATTCGAAATGAAGTTGCTAAACTCCCTGCATTTGGACATTTTGATTTATTTCATGCCTGTAAGCGCCTGTTTAAACATGAACTGCCCTCGATGAAACTGTCTGTTATAGAAAAAGAAGTCCTCGGTGTAGCAAGAGGAGAAGATGTTCCCGGATATTTATCAGGCATGATCTATCAGGATTTTCTCGAACGGAAAGATCCTGAAGGCATTTTTGCTTTATGTCTTCATAATGAGCGGGATATTCTGTCACTTGTATCTTTGTACACACATTTATCATTTTTAGTACATCAGCAGACAGAGACTGTATCAAGTGTCGCTTTTGAGATTGGAAGGTGGGAAGCCGCTTCCGGGAACATTAAAAAAGCCATCACTCAATTGCAAATACTTGCTGATACTAAAAATGAGTGGAATGATCAGGCAAAATTCCAGCTTGCCAGTCAATATAAAAAAACTAAGCAAATCGAGGACGCCATTCCTCTATGGCTTGAACTGGCTTCCCATTCAAGCGACCTGAAAAAAATTATTTCCTGTATTGAACTGGCAAAATGGATGGAGCACATAAATAAAGACTTTAGTGAAGCACTTAAGTTTACTGAGAACGCACTTAATGAAGCTATCGAAAATAAGAGATTAACCTCAAAAAAAAGAGAAAATTTGTATCGGGATTTAATGAAACGAAAGCTTAGACTGCTAAGAAAAATAACGAATTCATTTCCTGGGTAA
- a CDS encoding spore coat protein: MYCRPPRVLPAVVHPTKQCVQHTFSATEVPHIHPTHNTLVNHQLYQHKHYYPQTQSVVNEVSHQHYNVGPSPLVSPAGLGPGPGVAGAFMPGYPTGVAGAAAPGYPSNVAGAALPGKPFPSGVAGAAMPGKPFPSNVAGAALPGKPFPSNVAGAAMPGKPFPSNVAGAAMPGKPFPSDVAGAAMPGKPFPPNVAGAALPGKKEYPMFGR, from the coding sequence ATGTACTGCAGACCACCTAGAGTATTGCCAGCAGTAGTTCACCCTACAAAGCAATGTGTTCAGCACACATTCTCAGCAACAGAGGTTCCACACATTCATCCTACTCATAATACGTTGGTAAATCACCAATTGTATCAGCATAAGCATTATTATCCGCAGACTCAATCAGTGGTGAATGAAGTATCTCATCAACACTATAACGTTGGACCTAGTCCTCTAGTAAGTCCAGCTGGATTAGGCCCAGGACCTGGTGTAGCAGGAGCATTTATGCCAGGATATCCAACTGGTGTTGCCGGTGCAGCCGCACCTGGTTATCCTTCTAACGTTGCCGGTGCAGCCTTGCCAGGAAAACCATTTCCTTCTGGTGTAGCAGGAGCAGCAATGCCAGGAAAGCCATTTCCTTCTAACGTAGCAGGTGCAGCCTTGCCAGGAAAGCCATTTCCTTCTAACGTAGCAGGAGCAGCAATGCCAGGAAAGCCATTTCCTTCTAACGTAGCAGGAGCAGCAATGCCAGGAAAGCCATTTCCTTCTGACGTGGCAGGAGCAGCAATGCCAGGAAAGCCATTTCCTCCTAACGTAGCAGGAGCAGCCTTGCCTGGTAAGAAAGAATACCCTATGTTTGGCAGATAA
- a CDS encoding DUF1273 domain-containing protein, producing MKIVYCTGYKGFELGIFKKDHEGVRYIKKALEHELRLLLDGGLEWVLSSGQLGVELWALEVALSLRQEFPNLKVGAIEPFQGQSEKWNETNQAWHGEVMAKLDYVNSLFHQPYKGPYMFKRHQEFVIHKSDGAIILYDPEREGTPKYFYEAAINFQLNHPYDVRTISFYDLQMVVEQENEEF from the coding sequence ATGAAGATTGTATACTGTACAGGTTATAAAGGATTTGAACTAGGAATTTTTAAAAAGGATCACGAGGGTGTCCGATATATAAAAAAAGCACTTGAGCATGAACTTCGCCTATTATTAGATGGAGGGTTAGAATGGGTATTATCATCTGGCCAACTTGGAGTTGAGCTATGGGCTCTTGAAGTTGCACTCTCTTTAAGGCAAGAGTTTCCCAACTTAAAAGTAGGAGCAATTGAACCTTTTCAAGGTCAAAGTGAAAAGTGGAATGAAACAAACCAAGCCTGGCACGGTGAAGTGATGGCAAAATTGGATTATGTGAATTCGCTCTTTCATCAGCCTTATAAAGGGCCATATATGTTTAAAAGACATCAGGAATTTGTTATACATAAGTCAGACGGGGCTATTATCCTTTATGATCCAGAACGCGAAGGAACTCCGAAATACTTTTACGAAGCCGCAATCAACTTCCAATTAAATCATCCTTATGACGTCAGAACGATTTCATTTTACGACTTGCAAATGGTTGTAGAACAAGAAAACGAAGAGTTTTAA
- the gpsB gene encoding cell division regulator GpsB has translation MLSDKIRLSAKEILEKEFKTGVRGYKQEEVDKFLDFIIKDYEAFNQEIEELQQENLRLKKQLDESSKKQQPAQQTGTTNFDILKRLSNLEKHVFGSKLYD, from the coding sequence ATGTTATCAGATAAAATCAGACTTTCTGCGAAGGAAATTTTAGAAAAAGAATTTAAAACAGGAGTCAGAGGTTACAAACAAGAAGAGGTAGACAAATTTTTAGATTTCATTATCAAGGACTATGAAGCTTTTAACCAAGAAATTGAAGAGCTGCAGCAGGAAAACCTCAGATTAAAGAAACAATTAGATGAATCTTCTAAAAAACAACAGCCTGCACAGCAAACAGGAACGACAAACTTTGATATTTTAAAAAGATTATCTAACTTAGAAAAGCACGTTTTTGGCAGCAAACTGTATGACTGA
- a CDS encoding THUMP domain-containing class I SAM-dependent RNA methyltransferase: MTKYKLIATAAMGLEAIVADEVRKLGYECTVDNGKVIFEGDELAVARTNLWLRTADRIKIQLGEFKATTFDELFEKTKVLPWEQFITKDSEFPVSGKSIKSTLYSVPDCQAIVKKAIVERLKSQYRAVEWFQETGAKVPIEVAIRKDFVTLTIDTSGAGLHKRGYRVQQGAAPLKETLAAALIQLTNWTPDRPFVDLFCGSGTIPIEAALIGQNIAPGFNRDFLAEEWEIMPAGIWEKAREEAEDLANYDQSLQITGSDIQHSAVEMATQNAQEAGLAGVIQFKQMQATDFKTRDMYGVIVSNPPYGERISDRPGVEKLYQQLGQTLADLDTWSIYFITSHEEFEKHFGKKATKKRKLFNGFIRTDYYQYWGKRHPRED, encoded by the coding sequence GTGACCAAATATAAGTTAATTGCAACCGCTGCTATGGGCTTAGAGGCAATTGTAGCAGATGAAGTAAGAAAACTGGGGTATGAATGTACCGTTGACAATGGGAAAGTGATTTTTGAGGGAGACGAACTTGCGGTTGCCCGTACTAATTTATGGCTAAGAACGGCTGACCGAATCAAAATCCAACTAGGTGAATTTAAAGCGACTACATTTGATGAACTGTTTGAAAAAACAAAAGTGCTGCCTTGGGAGCAATTTATTACGAAAGACAGTGAATTTCCCGTATCAGGAAAATCAATTAAATCGACCCTTTATAGCGTTCCAGACTGTCAGGCGATTGTGAAAAAGGCAATCGTTGAACGTCTAAAAAGTCAATATCGAGCTGTTGAATGGTTTCAAGAAACAGGGGCCAAGGTTCCGATTGAGGTCGCCATCCGGAAAGATTTCGTAACTCTCACCATCGACACTTCAGGTGCAGGTTTACATAAGCGTGGCTACCGAGTTCAACAGGGGGCTGCCCCATTAAAAGAAACACTGGCTGCTGCGTTGATCCAATTAACCAACTGGACACCAGACCGGCCATTTGTCGATCTTTTTTGCGGTTCTGGGACGATTCCAATTGAAGCAGCCTTGATTGGCCAAAATATCGCACCAGGATTTAACCGTGATTTTTTAGCAGAAGAGTGGGAAATAATGCCTGCTGGTATTTGGGAAAAAGCTCGGGAAGAAGCAGAGGATTTAGCGAATTATGATCAAAGCTTACAGATCACAGGAAGTGATATCCAGCATTCTGCAGTCGAAATGGCTACTCAGAATGCCCAAGAAGCAGGTCTTGCCGGTGTGATTCAATTTAAACAAATGCAGGCAACCGATTTTAAGACGAGAGACATGTATGGTGTAATTGTAAGTAATCCTCCTTACGGTGAACGGATCAGTGATCGTCCAGGCGTGGAGAAATTATATCAGCAGCTTGGCCAAACGTTGGCAGATTTAGATACCTGGTCCATATATTTTATTACATCTCATGAAGAGTTTGAAAAGCATTTTGGAAAAAAGGCCACTAAAAAAAGAAAACTATTTAACGGTTTTATTCGTACCGATTACTATCAATATTGGGGGAAAAGACACCCAAGAGAAGATTGA
- a CDS encoding carboxypeptidase M32, whose amino-acid sequence MPERWTELENEFRSYIKQITAYNEAIALIYWDMRTGAPKKGINQRSEVIGMLSSLVYDLQTSERMAAYIAELLSPEAKSHLSPITLHALKECKKEYEMNKKIPKDEYEEYVILQSKSEHIWEEAKAKADFFLFQPYLEKLVETMKRFINYWGYEGHPYNRLLDLYEPGMTVDVLDRVFGQLRKDLVKLVQQVQSSSAKPDPSILFFPFPKNKQKSFSLEILKGLGYDLEAGRLDETVHPFATGINRGDVRITTNYNEKDFRTAVFGTIHECGHALYEQNISSDLDWTPLASGTSMGIHESQSLFFENFVGRQYGFWKQNFAVLQRYAKGHLDHVSLDEFYRAINESKPSLIRIEADELTYPLHIMIRYEIEKGLFSGEIEVKDLPQIWNEKYQEYLGVVPSHDGEGVLQDVHWAGASFGYFPSYALGYMYAAQFKNTMLKDLPNFDELLETGNILPIREWLTEKIHKHGKMKKPLEILQDVTNEELNAQYLVDYLRRKFSGVYQLS is encoded by the coding sequence ATGCCAGAGAGATGGACAGAATTAGAGAATGAATTTCGCAGTTACATAAAACAAATTACAGCCTATAATGAGGCAATCGCGTTAATTTATTGGGATATGAGAACAGGCGCGCCTAAAAAAGGAATTAATCAGCGTTCTGAAGTAATAGGTATGCTTTCAAGTTTAGTTTACGATTTACAAACTTCTGAAAGAATGGCTGCTTATATCGCTGAGCTGTTAAGTCCAGAAGCCAAAAGCCATCTATCACCAATTACGCTGCATGCGCTCAAAGAATGTAAAAAGGAATATGAAATGAACAAAAAAATTCCGAAAGATGAATATGAGGAGTATGTCATTCTGCAATCTAAATCAGAGCATATTTGGGAAGAGGCTAAAGCAAAAGCAGACTTTTTCTTATTTCAGCCATACCTAGAAAAGCTAGTAGAAACGATGAAGCGATTTATAAACTATTGGGGATATGAAGGACATCCTTATAATCGCCTATTAGATTTATACGAACCTGGAATGACTGTCGATGTTCTTGACCGCGTGTTTGGGCAGCTTAGAAAGGATTTAGTTAAACTGGTCCAACAGGTGCAATCATCTTCGGCAAAGCCTGATCCTTCCATTTTATTCTTCCCTTTTCCAAAGAATAAACAAAAAAGTTTTAGTTTAGAAATTTTAAAGGGGCTAGGCTATGATTTGGAGGCCGGAAGATTAGATGAAACCGTTCATCCCTTTGCAACAGGGATCAATCGGGGAGATGTCCGCATTACAACAAACTATAATGAAAAAGATTTTAGAACGGCGGTTTTTGGAACTATACATGAGTGCGGACATGCGCTCTATGAACAGAATATCTCAAGTGATTTGGATTGGACACCTCTTGCCAGCGGGACATCCATGGGAATCCATGAATCCCAATCATTATTTTTTGAAAATTTTGTTGGCCGTCAATATGGCTTTTGGAAGCAAAACTTTGCTGTATTGCAGCGATATGCAAAAGGTCATTTAGATCATGTATCATTAGATGAATTTTATCGGGCTATCAATGAATCAAAACCCTCGCTCATTAGAATTGAAGCTGATGAATTAACCTATCCTTTACATATTATGATTCGTTATGAAATTGAAAAGGGATTATTCAGCGGTGAAATTGAAGTAAAAGATCTTCCGCAGATTTGGAATGAAAAATATCAAGAATATCTTGGGGTTGTTCCAAGTCATGATGGAGAAGGAGTATTGCAGGATGTTCATTGGGCTGGCGCAAGCTTTGGTTACTTCCCATCCTACGCTTTAGGGTATATGTATGCAGCTCAATTTAAAAATACGATGTTAAAAGATCTGCCTAACTTTGATGAACTGCTTGAAACCGGAAATATTCTCCCAATCCGCGAATGGCTGACCGAAAAGATCCATAAGCACGGGAAGATGAAAAAACCTTTAGAAATTTTACAGGATGTAACCAATGAGGAACTAAATGCACAATATTTAGTAGACTACTTACGCCGTAAGTTTTCAGGGGTTTATCAGTTATCATAA
- a CDS encoding chemotaxis protein CheX: protein MQKLNQWDAILDSTIRSVHQVLPVDIQIDQPEVLSEPFLQEEMGVFIGISGDLPTRLILEGKQSTYSMLGEKMFGMPLMGEMLESFSGELENMIGGHLSTLLSEKGIQVDITPPQTLVGQSTLYECQEAYKVTASFGGSDKMNIWLIVEE from the coding sequence ATGCAAAAATTGAATCAATGGGATGCCATATTGGACAGTACAATAAGATCGGTCCATCAAGTCCTGCCTGTTGACATACAAATTGACCAGCCTGAGGTTTTAAGTGAACCGTTCTTACAAGAAGAAATGGGAGTTTTTATCGGTATATCCGGAGATTTGCCTACAAGACTTATCCTTGAGGGAAAACAATCTACTTATAGCATGTTAGGCGAAAAAATGTTTGGCATGCCGCTCATGGGAGAAATGTTAGAATCTTTTTCTGGGGAACTGGAAAATATGATTGGCGGACATTTATCTACTTTATTATCTGAGAAAGGGATTCAGGTCGATATTACTCCGCCTCAAACACTTGTAGGACAATCAACGCTTTATGAGTGTCAAGAAGCCTATAAAGTAACAGCCTCATTTGGGGGTTCTGATAAAATGAATATATGGCTAATTGTGGAGGAATAA
- a CDS encoding type III polyketide synthase, with the protein MATILSVAEAPPPNIIWQKDAVEFAREKFGPAFKNINRLLSVFQNGQIEKRHFIKDLHWYRVNRTLSEKNDCFIEAAVDLGKQAIQDCLQNPEYLKNKVLYEDIDAIFTICTTGLATPSIEARIMNELPFSPHTKRIPIWGLGCAGGASGLSRAYEYCLAFPKAMVLVLSIELCSLTFQHDDLSKSNLIGASLFADGVACTLLAGNEVNLERYSKKQAYPRVIGVQSTLMENSLDVMGWDVKDEGLYVVFSKDIPLIVKKWLRPNVERFLNQYELAIDEINQLIVHPGGKKVLDAYGESLSLSAEKLAPSFEVLSKYGNMSSVTIFYVLNRIMRKLVKPNEWGLALALGPGFSSELLLVRWEQV; encoded by the coding sequence ATGGCGACTATTTTATCAGTTGCAGAAGCTCCACCCCCAAATATTATATGGCAAAAGGATGCTGTCGAGTTTGCCAGGGAGAAGTTTGGGCCAGCGTTTAAAAATATCAACCGATTATTAAGTGTATTTCAGAATGGACAAATTGAGAAAAGACATTTTATTAAAGATTTACACTGGTATAGAGTTAATAGAACACTTTCAGAAAAAAATGACTGTTTTATTGAAGCTGCAGTTGATTTAGGGAAACAAGCCATTCAAGATTGTTTGCAAAATCCAGAATACCTAAAAAATAAGGTTTTATATGAAGATATTGATGCAATCTTTACCATTTGTACGACAGGATTAGCTACTCCAAGTATTGAAGCTAGGATTATGAATGAGCTTCCTTTTTCACCGCATACGAAAAGAATCCCGATTTGGGGATTAGGGTGTGCTGGGGGAGCAAGCGGTCTGTCACGGGCTTATGAGTATTGCTTAGCTTTTCCAAAAGCGATGGTGTTGGTCCTATCCATTGAACTGTGCAGTTTAACGTTTCAGCATGATGATCTTTCCAAAAGCAATTTAATTGGGGCCTCCCTTTTTGCAGATGGTGTGGCCTGTACTCTGCTTGCAGGTAACGAAGTAAATCTAGAGAGGTATTCAAAAAAACAGGCTTATCCAAGAGTGATAGGGGTCCAATCTACCCTTATGGAGAATTCTTTAGATGTAATGGGCTGGGATGTAAAAGATGAGGGCTTATATGTTGTATTTTCAAAGGATATTCCATTGATCGTAAAAAAATGGCTGCGGCCCAATGTTGAAAGATTTTTAAACCAATACGAGTTGGCAATCGATGAGATCAATCAGTTGATTGTACATCCAGGTGGAAAAAAAGTATTAGATGCCTATGGGGAATCCCTATCTCTTAGCGCAGAGAAATTAGCTCCTTCATTTGAAGTGCTTTCAAAATACGGAAATATGTCTTCTGTTACGATATTTTATGTTTTGAACCGAATCATGAGAAAATTGGTAAAACCTAATGAATGGGGGCTTGCGCTAGCACTAGGACCGGGATTTAGTTCTGAATTATTGCTTGTAAGGTGGGAGCAGGTATGA